A window of Heliomicrobium undosum genomic DNA:
ACGTAGCGACGATCAGCGTCTTCCCCAGTTTCCGGCAGATTTTCTGCATATTAAAAGAGACCACCTTCGCAGTCTCCCGATCCAGTAGCGCGCAGAATTCATCCATAAGATAGGCGTCGGCACCCGATTCGAGTAGCTTAGCCAACATGAAACGATACTTTTGCCCCTCGCTCAATTCGTGGAATTTGCGAAGGAGAATGAAGGCGTCGTTTAAGCCCACCAAGGATAGCAGGTACATCGCCTGCTCAAGGTCTTGCCCAACGCCGTCAATGATGGGTACGTCATCGGGGATTTCGATATCGTCCGTGGAAATGGCCTTCGGCAGCCGGGACTGAAGCTCACGCAACAGCAAAGACTTTCCGCTGCCCGAATCGCCGGTGATGTACATGATGTCGCCTGAACCGATTTGAATATCAAACCGGTTGAAGACGGTGTAGGTCTGGTCCTCATCCAGCGATAGGCCGAATGCTTCTGAGATGGCGAGGGTCCGTGGCGTTACTGCGGACTGCATGGAAAACTGCTTGGAAATAACGGCTGTTGCGATTGCTTCCTACTCCTTTCTGGCGCCATCATGGGATTCCCCCACATAGCCTGCACGTTGGCACACGTTCAAACAGAATATCTTCCTGGGGCAATGACCCCAGATGAATATTCTCTCGCGACACGTCGCAACGTCCAGGCTCACGTGGGCAATCGTATGTTTATAAGGGAGCCTGCGTTAATTTGGTGATATGGTGGTCGATTTAAATTCGACTACCGTCATACCCAGCTCAACTCCTCAACGGCTCTCGCCAAATCTTCCTCGCCAGGCATCGTGTACCGGCTGGTCATGGCGAGGTTGGGAGAGCCGTCTTTTTTCATGTGCCCCATGAGCCGGGCGATTACGTCGAGCGGGACTTTCAGCACCGCAAGTTGATGGCCAAAGCTGTGGCGCAAGGCGTGGCATGTGAGGTGGTCGATACCAGTGAGGTTTGCGTACTTGGCGATGAGGAACGACACTCCCCTGGGGCTCATCTTGTCGCTGCGCTGCGAGTAGAATAGGTATTCGCTGCTGCTCTTTCGGGATTCGATGAACCGCAGCAGGATCCGCCGGCAATCCACGTTGAGCGGGACCTCACGGTACTTCCCGTGTTTGCCGTAGCGGATCACCAGCAGGCCCTTGCGGTCGGTGAGGGTGACGTCCCTCATCTGGATATCGCAGAGTTCCTGGACCCGGACGCCGGTGTGCAGCATCAGCGTGACCATCGTCAATTCCCGCAGGCTCCCATGCTGCCGCACCGTTCGCACCAGGGCATTCTGTTCGCCCCGTGTCAGCCATTTGGGAGCCGATTGGGGTACAGATACCCGGTCCACATGTTCGGCCGGGTTGTCGGGCGTGAGGCCCCTCTGTGCGAGCCACCGGAATATGACGTTGAGGTGGATCATCGTGAGGGCCACGGTGTTGGGCTTGAAGTTACTGGAGGCGAAACGTTTGAAATTTGCTATGTCCAGTTGAGTGGCCATCTGCGGCCCTGCATCCCCCCCGGTGGGGGTGGGGTGGGGGTTGGTCTGTTCGTACCACCGTGAGAAGCGGCCCCAACTGTCCATGTACGAGCGCAGGGTGGTCGGGCTCTTTCCTTGCTGCCGGAGTTCTTCAATGAGTGCGTCGATCATGATGTCCTCTCCTTGCATAGACGCTGGTTAGATTGCCGGATATCCCGACGAAGACTGGGCCTTCGTGGGACACAGCTTATCTCTAACCAGCGACTAATGCAACGAAAGAGGATGATTTCGAAGGCTCCTCGCTTAAAGCTAGAAGCCTTTGCTTACATCTCGGCCAGCAACTTCTTGAGGTTGTCGATCTCGGCCTCAATCGCATCGTTAGAGCGGCTGTCCTCCACCTTGGCCTCAATCTTCTGGACTTCGGTAAGGCGGCCCTGGTTCTTGAGAACGAGTTCGATGGCCTTGAGCCTGTTTTTCTCGCTGCCACTGGCACGGACAATATCTTTCAGGTTGTTGTACGCCTCGGCCAGGAAATCTTTCATGGTCAATTCGGCCACTTCGTTCTGGTAGGCGATGAAGTCGGGGTCTTGCTTCCAACGGTACAGCGTGCGATCACTCACGCCAGCCTCCTGGGCGATCTGGGCCAGTGTCATTTTGTGGACGTCGTTGGTGGCGAGTATTTCGGCAGCGAGCCTCTGCGATCCGTTCAGCGCGTATTTCTTCGATTGATCTGACAATGTCTCAGTCACTCCTTTTTGATTGAAAATTAGTACCTACTTCTAATTTAACGACAAGTACAGCAATCTACAGAGAATTGTCGCAGCGCCATCAGGATTTTCAGCGCGGCCCGCTGCTCAGAACGCCCGCCCCTCAATCTTTCACAGTGCCCTCCGCCACCACATTCAACCATTCCAATCGTGGGGTTTCCTTTATAATGGCGTGGGGCCACAGGTCTTCATCGACCGCAAGCGCCACCAACGCCCCCGCTCCAAAAAACGGCCAACAAAAATAGCCCAGGCCAATTACGACCTAGGCTAAGTATGACGATAAATAGCAGCAACTGTGACAGGTGATTTACAGGGCTTTCCACCAGTAACCCCATATAGCAACTTCACGGCCAGGTTGGTATCATAGCTGTGCAGGTTGGGGCGTAGGCTGCAAGACTGTTGGCGGCTGGGCAATCTGACCTGCGCTGCTCTTTGACAAGTTCATCGTGTTCAAGAGTCAGAGCAAAGGACTGTATTGACGTTATAATAGTTAGTTACAGTTAATCTAATCTATTCACCGTTATAGATACACGTTGGTTCTTGTTAGTGGGTAAACAGTTACCCATAGGTATGAGTAAATATTACCCATAGGTATGTGTAAAAGTTACTCATAGGTCTGGACCGTTAAGTCCTCAATCCATACCATGGACCGTTGGGTTATTTCATTTAACTAGTCTGGCCAGCACCTCCGCCACGCTCGCCCCGCCCGGCTGCCGCACGGCTGGGTTGGCAAGGTGGCCGGCTATGCGCCAACGTGTGCCTCGCTGTTAGTATCTGTATCAACGATATTAGCGGCCGGTTCTGTGGGCACACGTGGCCAAACAGCATGAACTGTGGCGATGCGTGATTACTCGCGGACGTCAACGATATCGGAAAAACGGATTTCGCGCTCTCCCCTATCTGTGTCGACGAACAACTTCCCCGACTTAGCCTTAACCGGCACCGCTGATATCCACTGCTTGGTCCGTAGCCGAATCTGGATTTCCCGGCTGTCACGTAGAGCCGCTCCGATCATACGCTCCATTTCCTCCAAGTGGAGTTCTGTGGGTTCCGGTAGCGGTTCTTCGTTTGACAGCGCGGCCCGAGTGTTGTCGCGGGTTACGATGCGATGTTCAGGCAATAGAAACGGTCGCCACAGACGGTTGTTCTGGAAAAATGCTTTCGTCCTTTCGTCCATAAAAAGACACCTCCCAGAAAAGATTAGCACATATGTTCGCATTATGGAACATACGTTCTACTCCTATCCGGGAGGTAAATCGTGGATCCACGTGAGATACGAAATTAAGCCGCCTCTGCCAACCGGCCGTTGGCCGCATCGATGTACTGCTGCTCCACATCAAACGCAATGAACCGGCGGCCAAGCTTTTTGGCTGCCACACAGTCTCCCCCGCTGCCGCAGAAAGGGACCAGTACGATATCAACGGGCTCCGACGATTTCTCGATAATCATCTCGGCCAGCTTTACCGGCTTTTGCGTGGGATGAACGTAGGTGGCGCCAGGATCGCGGGGAACTTGCCACACATCGGAGATTCGCTTTCCTTTTAATATGTGGCGGCCCTTCACGGCGTAGATGAGGAATTCGTGAGCGGGACTGTAGGCTCCACGGAGATCGCCCATTCCCCCGCCGTTCTTGTGCCAGATGATGCAGTTCTTTATGGTGAAGTGCTGGGAGATGCGGTTGTACCATTCGGCATAGACGTCCCAGCGGGTGTAGCAGTACAGGGCACCTCCGTCCTTCAGAACGCGGTGAGCGTCGGTAAGCCAGTCGGCCATGA
This region includes:
- a CDS encoding tyrosine-type recombinase/integrase, which gives rise to MIDALIEELRQQGKSPTTLRSYMDSWGRFSRWYEQTNPHPTPTGGDAGPQMATQLDIANFKRFASSNFKPNTVALTMIHLNVIFRWLAQRGLTPDNPAEHVDRVSVPQSAPKWLTRGEQNALVRTVRQHGSLRELTMVTLMLHTGVRVQELCDIQMRDVTLTDRKGLLVIRYGKHGKYREVPLNVDCRRILLRFIESRKSSSEYLFYSQRSDKMSPRGVSFLIAKYANLTGIDHLTCHALRHSFGHQLAVLKVPLDVIARLMGHMKKDGSPNLAMTSRYTMPGEEDLARAVEELSWV
- a CDS encoding phBC6A51 family helix-turn-helix protein translates to MSDQSKKYALNGSQRLAAEILATNDVHKMTLAQIAQEAGVSDRTLYRWKQDPDFIAYQNEVAELTMKDFLAEAYNNLKDIVRASGSEKNRLKAIELVLKNQGRLTEVQKIEAKVEDSRSNDAIEAEIDNLKKLLAEM
- a CDS encoding DNA-methyltransferase, whose amino-acid sequence is MTATIGELTLDTIHQMDVNDGLKDLPESSIDLIIADPPYGINYRSGSRKRKFTTIRNDDTIMADWLTDAHRVLKDGGALYCYTRWDVYAEWYNRISQHFTIKNCIIWHKNGGGMGDLRGAYSPAHEFLIYAVKGRHILKGKRISDVWQVPRDPGATYVHPTQKPVKLAEMIIEKSSEPVDIVLVPFCGSGGDCVAAKKLGRRFIAFDVEQQYIDAANGRLAEAA